In a genomic window of Litoribacterium kuwaitense:
- a CDS encoding NAD(P)H-dependent oxidoreductase, whose amino-acid sequence MTSQQILIINGHPDTESFCSALARSYFKGAEAGGATVQLLELSQLDFNPNLSYGYRKRTELENDLLEAQRLIKWATHLVFVYPTWWGTMPAILKGFFDRTFLPGFAYQYRQKSPLWDKLLTGKTAHIIVTMDTPLWYERFVYKRAGLQLMKRNILNFCGMKPVGVTEISPMKGSSSEKRQRWLAKVGRLGEKQA is encoded by the coding sequence ATGACTTCACAGCAAATACTTATTATTAATGGGCATCCAGACACTGAAAGCTTTTGCAGCGCTTTGGCGCGGTCATATTTCAAAGGTGCAGAAGCCGGCGGTGCAACTGTCCAATTGCTAGAACTTAGCCAATTAGATTTCAACCCGAATTTATCATACGGATACCGCAAGCGAACAGAGCTCGAAAACGATCTCTTAGAAGCGCAAAGACTGATCAAGTGGGCCACACATTTGGTTTTTGTTTACCCCACGTGGTGGGGTACAATGCCAGCCATTCTTAAGGGGTTTTTCGACCGCACTTTTTTACCAGGTTTCGCTTACCAATATCGACAAAAGTCCCCCTTATGGGACAAGCTACTCACTGGGAAAACTGCCCACATCATTGTTACGATGGATACCCCACTCTGGTACGAACGCTTCGTTTACAAACGCGCCGGACTACAGCTAATGAAGCGAAATATTTTAAATTTTTGCGGAATGAAGCCTGTCGGTGTCACCGAAATCTCCCCAATGAAAGGGTCATCGTCTGAAAAACGACAACGGTGGTTAGCAAAAGTCGGACGTTTAGGAGAAAAACAAGCTTGA
- a CDS encoding AraC family transcriptional regulator, which translates to MSNCGASISMLYPLVKSLKQGGYDLKLFWSEAVFDDRLLQDAEARIPEEELERLMQLAADYTEDDFFGLRQGCLLDVADMGAVGYMMMHSGTVLDALKTYQRYNRILCSGFQLDWVVMGEDVKLRMFFQDESKHMSRHCAEDMASALYQLLLKMTNQVIHLRGVSFMHASPHEVKPYQDIFGQVPRFQASENALMFSKKILNEPILYANAKLKATFEQIAADVLKRLLQGQTFADQVTQWIAARMPKHLPTLQETGAAFQLSTRSLQVKLQAEGTTYNALTAALRKESAVEYLRRSEYTVGEIAYLLHYSEPSAFQTAFRKWMGISPGQYRDLQRDQK; encoded by the coding sequence ATGTCTAATTGTGGGGCTTCCATTTCAATGCTATATCCACTGGTGAAAAGCTTGAAGCAAGGTGGCTATGACCTGAAGCTTTTTTGGTCTGAAGCGGTATTTGATGACCGGCTGCTACAAGATGCTGAGGCGCGAATACCAGAAGAAGAGCTTGAGCGGCTCATGCAGTTAGCAGCGGATTATACAGAGGATGATTTCTTTGGACTTCGTCAAGGGTGTTTGTTAGACGTCGCTGACATGGGTGCTGTTGGTTATATGATGATGCATTCAGGAACAGTTCTTGATGCTTTAAAGACGTATCAGCGCTACAATCGAATATTGTGCAGTGGATTTCAGCTAGATTGGGTTGTGATGGGGGAAGATGTTAAGCTGCGCATGTTTTTTCAAGATGAGAGTAAGCACATGTCGCGACACTGTGCAGAAGATATGGCGAGTGCACTGTATCAGTTACTTCTTAAAATGACAAATCAAGTCATTCATTTACGTGGCGTTTCTTTTATGCATGCATCTCCTCACGAAGTGAAGCCTTATCAAGACATTTTTGGACAGGTGCCACGTTTTCAAGCTTCTGAAAATGCATTAATGTTTTCTAAAAAGATCCTTAATGAACCAATTCTCTATGCGAATGCTAAGCTTAAAGCGACATTTGAACAGATCGCAGCCGACGTTTTAAAAAGATTGCTTCAAGGGCAAACCTTTGCTGATCAGGTGACACAATGGATCGCAGCGCGTATGCCGAAACACCTTCCTACATTGCAGGAGACAGGAGCCGCCTTTCAGCTCAGCACCCGATCATTACAGGTCAAGCTGCAAGCAGAAGGAACGACCTATAATGCGTTGACGGCGGCACTGCGTAAAGAATCGGCAGTCGAATATTTAAGACGCTCTGAGTACACTGTTGGAGAAATTGCTTATTTACTTCATTATTCTGAGCCAAGCGCCTTCCAGACTGCTTTTCGTAAATGGATGGGGATAAGCCCTGGGCAGTACCGCGACTTACAGAGAGATCAGAAGTAA